A single Streptomyces sp. Edi2 DNA region contains:
- a CDS encoding L,D-transpeptidase family protein, with protein MQRSSGRRTAPAVAAVLVVAALAMGCRPVTVSGAGSPRSTGARYAPTSPAPPPLGHHAPPAPDRRTTPPRPHRTVHHTPPSGRPLMATGSRGAQVRELQARLAQLGLFDRSPTGYYAVVTATSVRAFQQRQGLPRTGTVQPTAWRALRSRTRTPSHTELYPPTTRPVGTPDPRCMTGRVICISKRSNTLTWMVDGRVVSAMDVRFGSQYTPTREGVFALTFKSRHHVSTLFHTAMPYAMFFSGGQAVHYSADFAARGYRGASHGCVNVRDKTKIATLFHTARKGTKVVVFH; from the coding sequence ATGCAGCGGAGCAGTGGAAGACGTACGGCGCCTGCGGTGGCCGCGGTGCTGGTGGTGGCGGCGCTGGCGATGGGCTGCCGCCCGGTGACGGTCAGCGGGGCCGGTTCGCCCCGAAGCACGGGCGCCCGCTACGCCCCCACCTCCCCCGCTCCCCCGCCGCTCGGCCATCACGCACCCCCCGCCCCGGACCGGCGCACCACCCCGCCGCGCCCCCACCGCACCGTCCACCACACGCCGCCCTCCGGCCGGCCGCTCATGGCAACCGGCTCGCGCGGCGCGCAGGTCCGCGAACTCCAGGCGCGGCTGGCCCAACTGGGCCTCTTCGACCGCTCCCCGACGGGCTACTACGCCGTGGTGACCGCGACCTCGGTCCGCGCCTTCCAGCAGCGGCAGGGCCTGCCCCGTACGGGCACCGTGCAGCCCACGGCCTGGCGGGCGCTGCGGTCCCGCACCCGCACGCCGTCGCACACCGAGCTCTACCCGCCCACCACCAGGCCGGTCGGCACCCCCGACCCGCGCTGTATGACGGGCCGGGTGATCTGCATCAGCAAGCGGAGCAACACGCTCACCTGGATGGTCGACGGCCGGGTCGTCTCGGCGATGGATGTCCGCTTCGGCTCGCAGTACACCCCCACCCGCGAGGGCGTCTTCGCGCTCACCTTCAAGAGCCGCCATCACGTCTCGACGCTCTTCCACACGGCCATGCCGTACGCGATGTTCTTCAGCGGCGGCCAGGCCGTCCACTACTCCGCGGACTTCGCCGCCCGCGGCTACCGCGGCGCCTCACACGGCTGCGTCAACGTCCGCGACAAGACCAAGATCGCCACCCTGTTCCACACAGCCAGGAAGGGCACCAAGGTGGTTGTCTTTCACTAG